Genomic segment of Cottoperca gobio chromosome 23, fCotGob3.1, whole genome shotgun sequence:
cctgttggttttacattcatatttgaGCCTTTGTGGCATCTATGTGTTATTTTCTGCCTCTACAAGAAAAGGTTTGTTTCTCCTAACTTGCCTAAATAACATCTGACAGAAAATAATTCCCTTGTACCCAAAAGCAGTAAATTGAACATCACAATGTCAAGAGCCTGAATTAATTTTATTGTATAATTAACCTTGTAATATTGTGCCTTTAGTAAGTCACATGAGCAGCGATGAAGTGGGTTAATTGCAAAGTGAATTTCACTTAATTGCAACACTAAAATTGAAACTATAAATGACAAAGAAGGGAGCCTGGTCTTCACTTTAAAGACAGGCTGCTAAGGttcaaataattgatttatttgattatCAACATGTAATTCTGCTGAAACTTCCAAAGATGTTATCCTTCAAAGATTGTCATAAATCTGACCTTTTTCTTAAAGCTACAAGTTCCTTGATATTACCTTTTATAGCGATTTCCAAATCCAAGAACAAAGAACCGACTGTTCCTCCGGTCTGAAGAGAGTCATCTCACAGTCAGTGACTTATCTTATGAGTAACACTGAAAGAGTGTGTGGCTGTTAATACAAGCTTTAAACaggatcaaatcaaattataaaaaacacataaaatgtcaaaagcatAAGCTGAAGAACATGCATGAGCTACTGTATAAAGGAACATGAGTTAATATTGGGTACAAATAGATCTTGAATACTTTTTTGCCTCCATTAATGAGGCAAATTATGTTgtaaatcacaaaaaaaaacaatggttaaattgtttttcttagtcatatgcatttattttattgaaaaaaagcaaggaaagagaaatgtttcaaaactCCAATGCCCCACTAATCAATTTTCACTTTGATCCATTGTAAAGTGATATTGGGCCCATAAACACTGCAAATATACACATAATTACAATACACAGGTggattttcatatatatttcaaagacaaaaactaatctagtacttttatttaaatttcaaTGTTGCTCAAATTAAATCCAAGATTATCTGAAAATATatatgctttatttattttttaaaacagacCTGATTGACTAATTCAGTGGTTCCCAATCTGGGGTTTGGGAACCACCACAAGGGGTTGCAATAAAGAGACATAACGGGAGAGGAAtaaagtgaagaaaacacatttctactgcatcaaagtttatttttttcctaCTTCCctctaatgatttaaataaaacatttaaaccaaAAACCAAAAACCAAAAATCACTCTGGTTAAATGGAGTTATTGTAGTAACTAAAGTTCAGGAACAAGATCACGCTTCTCTTCTACATTAGTTAGATCACCTGTGCACTTGTGTAGGTGTGTCCAACCCTTTTCTCTCCCATTTGTCTCAGTTCTCACAACCATCCAGCCAAAAACacccattcttcttcttctctctcagcACGGCGGCACCATTACCACACGACAACAAAGTCCTGGAGTTGTACTTGTACGCTCCAGCCACACCACGACCCTGTTCTTCCTTCTTCAACCCTCTCAGATTTACCCCTTTTCATCGCACCGAACACAAACCTAACCCTATCATCCCGCGCACAAAATCCCAAATCTTCTGGCCAGTCCAAATGAAACAACTTTGTAAGGTACAAATGGCGTGGTCCGTGTTCCTGAAACTGCTTATAACTGGTGGACTTGCAGCGAGTGACAAGGGGTCACAAAGAGGcattgctttgttttaaggGGTCACAAGCCAGAAAacgttgggaaccactgcaatAAACTCACTTAGAGTTAGAAACaaccaaatataaaaacacacacacacacacacacattatgagTGCTGTGtgtagcattttgttttattgcaccCGTTGCGAATCTTCTTCACAATTGTCAAGATATTTACGGCATTACAATTAGTGTAATGTACTGATGTTTAAAAATGCTACACAGCCGTTTGTAACAACCGCTCTTCCCTTGTTTGTCATCACTCTGAGTCTTTTCCACTTATAAAACCACCAACCAATGAAAATGTGTAGAGCGCAAAGAATGCTGGGAAATCACACAGGAAAACGATGAAGAAGAGCCCAGACACTAAGAGGGCACCGATTAGAAGTCTGGTGATGTGGCGGAGGATGTATGACACACTCCACATTACAACGCCATCGGACTCTTTTAATTTCTCACAGGAGGAACTCTGATGTTTGCGAGATGGGTGGGCTGCTAGATTAAAACTCTCCCTGCGGGCGACTACACAGTCTTCTATCTGTCTACCTGTTTCCTGGCGGGTGACTgatctttcttttatttgagtGTAGTTCTCCTGATCCTGTGGAGCGCGTTGGGCTGATTCAGGCCATGACTGCCTACTCTGAGAAGTTAAAATTGGAGTGAGATCTTGACTGAGATGAGCGCTTGAGTTTGAATCCATCTGTGATtctgagagagagtgagttTTGCTGTGTGACCGACTCTCTTCTGGGGCGTATTCCTTTCTCTCTAAGGTTTGTTCTAGGCCTTGACAGAGACTTGAATTTGTATCTGTTGGTAATTCTGTCAAGGAAAATACGCCTGAATCGAAAGCGTCACTGAAGTCCGTCTCAAAAAGACGATCTTGTGTAATATCAGGTATAACAACCAGCTTGCCCCCCATCCCATCAACAATATCGGCGTCTTTATTAGACGCCCGTTCTTTCCGACCGAACACCTCTTCCCATATCCCACTGATCAaatcttctccaaatctttcaATGAACATCTCCAATCCCGACCCTATCACTTCAAGTGCTACAGTATTATGTGCTGTAATAGGGTCTTTTGTTCCCTCTGACAATTTTTTACATTCAACATGTGAAGAGCACTCAACTTCTGCTGACAACTCTTGTTCTTTCAATTCAGCTGGTGCGTTCTTCCTCTCCCCCTGAGGGTTCTCCCCATTACCCATCAACTCCCCCAGCACTTCTATTTCCAGCTTTCCAACACTCATGCTCTcatctttgtctctctgactcatatcttcctctcttctttctaaTGTCTCAGGTTGTTGTTGAAGTTCGGTTAAAGTGTCTTCCTTTGCAACTTCTTCTGGGCCTACATCCTCTTTCTGACCCTTCATATCGTCCTGGGAATGGCTCCATCTCATTTCTACCTCTTCTACAGGGTTTGAGTTGCATGCATCTGTTGGAAAAGGTCTGAATGCATCATGGACACCTTGGAAGACCTTTTTCATTTCCCTTGATTCCACTGTGTGTCTTGTTATTTCCTGTTGCTCCTCAATTATCCCATCACAACTCAAgctttttccttcctctccctgaTATGAGACTAATACATATTCACCTGTTCCTGAATTCAGTACATTTTCCTTTATTTGTGTCAGTGTTgagtcctcctcctctttctgaaTGCACACCTCTTCCCCTGCTTTGATTGGCTTTGACTGTTCATACATTTCTGGAATTATTGATGTGTTTCCCCTCCGCCATGATGAGTTAAATTGGAAAGCTTCGTCATTAATTTCCTCATTTAATACCTGAACAATTCCCACTTCCGCACCAATTAGTCTCTTTGTTTCATCTCTTGTTGTACAATAGGAAGGTTCCATCTCTGCCTTTTTGAATACTTCCAAGTCGTTGCTATTTGATGCAACATCTTCGCTTTCTGCTTCATCCAATTTGAATTCACTTGCCATTATTTGGCTTCGCTTAAAACTTTGCTCAGACGTTTGGCTCGGATTGGATTCATCTGCATTTCTCTGTTCGagtgttatttcattttcattctccTGTAATAgattttcactgttttgttcCTGCCTGAATTCCTCATGTTGCTTTTCATCTGCACACCACGGGGAGATTTCACACTCTGCGGTTTTCCGTGGCCTAAATCGCTCCTCATCTGTAGATACTTTATTTTCCGTACAGTTATTCACAATCCCTTCCTCCACTCCTTGTCTGGATGTGGAGAAGACAAACCACTCCCCATCCTTTGTCACCTCTCCGATTGTCCCCCTAAATGCCAGCGTGTCATCCATCACACTGTGTGAGGTACCTGTAACCTCGCCTTCCCTGCCGGAAGAAAGACCCTCATCCACTCTTGCTCCCTGTGAGATCCTATCAACGGCAGTGGCATTCTGAGACTCTGGCATCGCTGTCATGTCTGTTGTGTCAGACTCCCCTGAGCTTGTTATTAAGTCAGCTTTGTATGGCGTGAAGGGCTCATCTTGTCCTATTCCTTCTGCTCTTCCTAATTTTCCTTGTCTTCCTCGCTTCCACATCGCATGCTCCTGACACTCTGTTGAACTGTCGACAGAGCCCTCGGACACCTGCGTTGCCCCCTTGAGGCAAAATTCCTGTGGAGTGTCTGTTACGGCGTTTGTCTGTGACCTTTGGGATGcatcttgtgtctctgtgttgtcgTCTCTTAGGCTGCAGACACATGCCTCCGCTGGCTGGTGGTCTTCAGTGTTCAAGGCAGCATTAGCTTGATGATATAAGGATTTTTGACAAGTGTCTGACAGCAGCTGACATACAGCTGAGGAGTGCGTATGTAAGGTGGTGGGTGTATCCGCGCCCACCTCAAATTCATGCTCTTGACTGCTTGCTGCAGTTTGGGCATTGTGCTCTTTATCATTTGAGGGAGACACTGACGCTGCCGTCTGCAGCCATTCTGACTCTGGAACAGCAGAATGGTCTGTACAGCTCGGCCCATTAAGAAATGCCTGCCATACATTGCACACCGAAGTTTCTTTATCAGGGGTATCATCTGTACCGTTAGGAAAGGTCTCCCACATGTCATTGACAGTCGGTTTATTTTCTAGATTTTCCTCTGACGCTTTTGACAAGGTCATTTTAGCTTTTCCGGTACAGATGTCGTCCATGTCAGCAGCCCCCCACTGATGGGCTTTGTCAGTGTTCCAGTCCAGTGTAAGCAAAGGAATCTGGTGGTAGGTGAGCACCTGTGGCATCTCGTTGGATTGCTTCTTATGGCGTTTGTGGAGAAAGCTGGCAGACTCACCCCACGGAGTCAGCACAGAAACCTTCTGCCTATTGGCTGAGTCATGTGAATAAGCCTTTGGTACTTGCTGCCTCCTTCGGGAGAAGTAGTCCTGCACACGCGCCAAATGTGCTGCTCTGTGTCGGCTGTTTATGCTATTCACCTGTcaaaaaaggtcaaaggtcaagccAAGTGGTAATGCTTGAACTCCTATAATCAGAGGCTACCAGTTGTGTTAGTCTTAAGGTCATCGGCTACTTTAAATCCCCTTACTGGCTTGATGACAAAAATGCATGGAATGACCCATTCATTGAGTGTTCTTAACGTTACTGTGAAGCAATGTATTGCAACACTTGCTGCAACCTCAGCACATACAcctatgtgtttacatttattattaatagtttGCACATTTCAGACATGCTCTCAAGTGTCAGGCTAGCTCACTTTCCACATCTTTCTGGAACCCACCGAGCACTGTGCAGTATGACATGCATTTTTTTGCTCTGTGCAGAAAGTACACAAATACTTTTTCACTATATATGTACGGTTTATATCAGCAGTGTTTACTTCTGGGtgatgtttcattttatttcctccAGACTTCAAAAAGAGTCTGCTTGTCCAAAAGAAAACGATAAATGAACCTCACCAAAGGTTTGTGTCCTTCATGGGAAAGTAAGGATTGTATATCTGTGCTGTGCTTTCGGTTAGCCTCCTCTGCTTTATGTGTGGcctctgcaaaaacaaaaacaaagcatgaGTCAATTTGTTTGCACTCTTCCACTTAattaatgtacatgtacatacacacatagaaacATTAAGTGTacacacctgcagctgctggtgtGTTGATCTTTTCCTCTGCACTTCCCCGCCTGCGGTTCAACAATGAAGCAGAACATAAGCTCACAGATATCTTTTACAGCTTTTAAATAATATTCTGTTTCGGTGTTTCTTTGTGACAATTTTGCAGATATTTAAAACAGTTGCAATCACATTTAGAGCTTTTCTGTAGTTTTGGCTGCATGTCTTTCTGTTAGGAAACAAGCTGAAGGTTCATCATCTTAAAGCTCAGTGTTTAATCTATAGTACATTTTTCTGACTAAGGTTTAGTGATATAACAGTATAAATAGGGGTTCAGAGATTTCACCTAGTCAACATCCTCAATACTTTTGTATTTCGTCATCTCACCTGTGTCTAACCTGGCTCTGCTATAATCATGATAAACACAGTTGTACACAAAACAGCTGTGATCCTTTATTTCcatgcatatatatgtgtatggaCCTGCATACCACCAAAACagcaaaaaataattgttccaaaagcaaacaaaaaaagcattttttgaaTTGGAGTCATTCAAAGAGAATAAAGTAGCTGAAGCATATCTGGCTTCCTTCGGCGTGGTGAGACGTCATGGAAAGCTACACAGACACCGGACCTTAAATGGGCAATATGTGTTCTGCTGCCCAAACATCCATCACTAAAGCGTTACATAACAgcttactgtaaacacacaatTGCCCTGCCAGCTTCCACCTAATGAGAGGAGCAGCATACTGTGTCAAATTTCCTACCACGGCAAATGAGCGTTGTTTCTGGCTGATTTGTTGCCAGGCAAAAACTTGTAAAAGTTTTACTTCTATGAGAAGTTTTCCCTGATGgatcctgttttatttcaatactgATTACCACATAACGACGTCTATTGTCACAAGTGTGATGCGACTTCCTCCGGCTGaggcatgtttaaaaaaagattgagcATTGGGTTCTCTCACGTGTTAGCTTTGAGACAGCTCCTCTTGTAGCCGATACTCTCCTCTTGCACCTGAGGCCCGTGCTCCTTCACACGTCCCTTCTGGTGGCAGAACAGCACATAGTTCATTTCCGTGTTATTAGCCCAAAAGGTGCCCACGGACGTGTCGTAACGCAGACAGATCTCCACTCTGGTCCCCTCTCTCTCAAAGGGAGGTACCAAGGTATACATAAAGGTaaacctgtctgtcttcctatcACTGGATCCAGGCACATACTCCGCCAACAGGTCAAAGTAGCTTGTCCAGCGATCCAGGGTCATCCGGGCATAAACGGACTTACTGTAGCAGAGGTTGACCACCCTGACGTTGCCACGGAGTGTGGTGGTTCCCGGGAGGAGCTCAATGCTTTCGAGCTCAACCATCTGTACTCGCAGTCTCTGTTCCAGCGCCTCTGGGGATGAGGGGACTGTAAACAGGCAGGACATGTAGAACTCCTCCGAGGGATGCATTGCCTCATTCTCAGGGGGCTGGCTGACTTTTGACTCTGCTACTTCAGCAATGTCAAACTCCTTTACTGACACCAGGTTGAAACCAAATGCATCGGCAAACGACACCTTCCTCAGAATGACCTGTGGGGACTCCGGTTCAGAGTCCTCATCCGTTTGCTCGTCTGAGGCCTCTTTCTGCTCCCCATTTCTTTTACTGTCCTCCTCCTTAACTGCCCCATTCTTTTCCAAGGGTTGGATGTGCAGAGCCTCCATAATGTGCGGTGGTCTGAGAGGCAGCTGTCAGCCCGTCCTGCCGTCTGTCTGGCTTGGAGGGTGGCACCGACCAGAGTGCCCCTAGCCTGGCTGCAGTGATACTGTAgaagggagagcagagagaggacgTGACTTGACAGATGGAGTTCGGTTACAGCTGAGCATTGTGAGTCTGAGCCAGGACTATTAATAGGACACACATAACTAGTTCAGAGCAGGCCATTTATCCTCTCAGTTATCCTTGCACAATATGTTTGctagttacaaaataaataaaggaaaatatagcttttataaagcactttaaaaTACAACTACAGCACAAACAGGTCAATGTTTACAGGATATTGGGATGTTTATATTTCttcaaatatgcaaatgtttcaaAATCCAAACCAACAATTTGACTTTACTATCCCTGTGGAATTatacaaaacacaataataatatggCCGACATGGGACTTTTGATCCGAGTGTAATGGCATGGTACAATTTCATCTGGTCAATGGTGGCCAGGTGATTACAGAGGCCGTCATGTAACCATTACATATGTCATATAATCTGTGCATGTAAATACACAGCTGTACTGTTATGATGAggtaaaggtgaggacccaaatgcagcaggcAGACGAGGATTTcaccaaaaagagagctttaattTACAAAAAACTAGCAAAATACAACTGtaacaaataaactgaaaacacagaccAAGTCAGAGGGGAGACATGAGGGCGACACACAGGAGAACACCAGGTAACATCGATGACGATCCAACaagaacactgggacagacagggatatgtacacagacaccaaacaagggaacaagacacagctggggagaaaggcaaagacacagggtgaatggacacaggaggaacacattaacaatcagagagggagggaaaacacacagacaggaagtacaactagacatgacacaaggagagtaaactctacaaaataaaacaggaaacagagtaTAACCAGATCGTGACATGTACAACTTTATGGCAGATGCAGATGGTGCTTCTTTCAGGATTTGCAGAAATGGAAATTGAACTTCCACTCTAGTAAGTTGAACAAACAGTAGCTTGAACTAAATatttgctttcatttattttaactgGATATCGAATATAAATGCAGTTAGTCCTGCACTGTGCTCGGAACCGAATATCTCAACTATTGATTGCATtgcaattacattttgtacagaaaTTGTTGAATGAATTATGCTGACCTTGTTGATCCCTTAAAGTTGCATCTattgccatcatcaggtcaacatttaaaTTGTTCAGAATTAGTTCAAATGCCTGCAAAACTAATTACATTCCCAACCTCTTCATCTCTACTTTGTGTGTACTGCTAATTAGTCCACGTCAGCATGTTTATATGCCTAAACATAAGCATGTCAACATTGTCAATGTGAGCGTGTTAGCAGTGTTTAGTAGAATGTTCATTGTGCCGTGCAGGAGGATGCTGCAGTAAGTATTTGTGTCGACGAGCACTAACGTGTCcccaggaaaaagaaaaagataatttCCCTGTTCGGATCAATAATgtctgaaattattattattgctgattCTGTGCTTGAgaggcctctgtgtgtgtgtgtgtgtgtgtgtgtgtgtgagtgtgtgtgtgtgtgagaggcagcCTCCATTCTTCAGGTTCACTGCATCTTGG
This window contains:
- the ppp1r3aa gene encoding uncharacterized protein ppp1r3aa encodes the protein MEALHIQPLEKNGAVKEEDSKRNGEQKEASDEQTDEDSEPESPQVILRKVSFADAFGFNLVSVKEFDIAEVAESKVSQPPENEAMHPSEEFYMSCLFTVPSSPEALEQRLRVQMVELESIELLPGTTTLRGNVRVVNLCYSKSVYARMTLDRWTSYFDLLAEYVPGSSDRKTDRFTFMYTLVPPFEREGTRVEICLRYDTSVGTFWANNTEMNYVLFCHQKGRVKEHGPQVQEESIGYKRSCLKANTRGSAEEKINTPAAAEATHKAEEANRKHSTDIQSLLSHEGHKPLVNSINSRHRAAHLARVQDYFSRRRQQVPKAYSHDSANRQKVSVLTPWGESASFLHKRHKKQSNEMPQVLTYHQIPLLTLDWNTDKAHQWGAADMDDICTGKAKMTLSKASEENLENKPTVNDMWETFPNGTDDTPDKETSVCNVWQAFLNGPSCTDHSAVPESEWLQTAASVSPSNDKEHNAQTAASSQEHEFEVGADTPTTLHTHSSAVCQLLSDTCQKSLYHQANAALNTEDHQPAEACVCSLRDDNTETQDASQRSQTNAVTDTPQEFCLKGATQVSEGSVDSSTECQEHAMWKRGRQGKLGRAEGIGQDEPFTPYKADLITSSGESDTTDMTAMPESQNATAVDRISQGARVDEGLSSGREGEVTGTSHSVMDDTLAFRGTIGEVTKDGEWFVFSTSRQGVEEGIVNNCTENKVSTDEERFRPRKTAECEISPWCADEKQHEEFRQEQNSENLLQENENEITLEQRNADESNPSQTSEQSFKRSQIMASEFKLDEAESEDVASNSNDLEVFKKAEMEPSYCTTRDETKRLIGAEVGIVQVLNEEINDEAFQFNSSWRRGNTSIIPEMYEQSKPIKAGEEVCIQKEEEDSTLTQIKENVLNSGTGEYVLVSYQGEEGKSLSCDGIIEEQQEITRHTVESREMKKVFQGVHDAFRPFPTDACNSNPVEEVEMRWSHSQDDMKGQKEDVGPEEVAKEDTLTELQQQPETLERREEDMSQRDKDESMSVGKLEIEVLGELMGNGENPQGERKNAPAELKEQELSAEVECSSHVECKKLSEGTKDPITAHNTVALEVIGSGLEMFIERFGEDLISGIWEEVFGRKERASNKDADIVDGMGGKLVVIPDITQDRLFETDFSDAFDSGVFSLTELPTDTNSSLCQGLEQTLERKEYAPEESRSHSKTHSLSESQMDSNSSAHLSQDLTPILTSQSRQSWPESAQRAPQDQENYTQIKERSVTRQETGRQIEDCVVARRESFNLAAHPSRKHQSSSCEKLKESDGVVMWSVSYILRHITRLLIGALLVSGLFFIVFLCDFPAFFALYTFSLVGGFISGKDSE